The following proteins are co-located in the Oncorhynchus tshawytscha isolate Ot180627B unplaced genomic scaffold, Otsh_v2.0 Un_contig_1610_pilon_pilon, whole genome shotgun sequence genome:
- the LOC121844248 gene encoding unconventional myosin-XV-like has product MSWGGHVSCYPLNEIQSTRTQRPTGGSSSSYPYVDILLGDLLTQRITQLQLEQGLELCRVIAMHMENMLSVREKRLTLPPSEITLL; this is encoded by the exons atgtcttggg gAGGCCACGTGTCGTGTTACCCTCTGAATGAGATCCAGTCCACCAGAACCCAGAGACCAACAGGAGGCTCCAGCTCCTCCTATCCCTACGTAGACATTCTGCTGGGAGACCTGCTGACACAGCGAATCACGCAGCTGCAGCTGGAacag GGTCTGGAGCTGTGTCGGGTCATTGCCATGCACATGGAAAACATGCTGTCTGTTCGGGAGAAGAGACTCACCCTGCCACCGAGTGAGATCACTCTGTTATAa